The genomic interval GAGATCCCTACCAAGCTGGAAGACCTGGAGGTTGTGCAGCAGAGGTCAGTTTGGGAGCGATGGAAGCAGAGATGATTATGTAACAAGATTGTTGCTGAAtccagtgcttttttttttctctttaaaaatagatacaattaaaatttttcctgacgataaagttgtaaaatatctcaaaaacttaattttatttactttttagttATACACATTATACAACATAAGTGATTTAGGATTAGCTAAAATTGGTATAATAATTATCCATCCTAAGTGAATCATCTAATTGTTTCTATTGTTATGCTTCCGcttactttcttcaaattcagtaCTTTCTTCACATTGCTAAAGAGCCATTTTAGCAAAACTTGATCCCAGTTTGCTTCTTGTTTGTATCTTGAAtctcaaaacaaatttaaataaaataataataatattgagcatttatttttatatatatctaaagaaaaatatgaaaaaatgaagTATTCAACATGGAAAAGTTAAATGATCTTAATTTCAAAAATCAATGCTGTCTACATTAAGTTTCTTTTTAGCATTGATATATCCCTCTCCAGGTTTTTACCAACCAGTACAGTTTGCACAAATTAATATTCAGAGTAGACATAAACCTGCAATGAGTATGTACTATAATGATGCAAATCTTTCATAGCGagtgaaatgaaacaattatACTCTGCTGCAGGTTTGACACCCTAGAGCCTGAGATGAACAACTTGGGTACTCGGGTCACTGATGTGAATCAAGTGGCTgagcagctgctgagctcaGACAACTGCAGCAAAGACCAAATCCACCAGACAAGAGACCAGCTAAACAACAGGTAAGACCTAATATTGAACATGCCTTTATTCTCACCACTATAAGCACCATTCTGTTTGTACTTAATGTTCCATGTGATGGATTTTGACTCTAGATGGAAAGAGTTTGAGAAGCTGGCTGGCCAAAAGAAGCAAGCCCTGGAATCTGCTCTTAACATCCAGAACTACCACCTGGAGTGTAACGAGAGCCAGACGTGGATGAAGGAAAAAACCAAAGTGATTGAATCCACGCAGAGCTTGGGCAACGACCTGGCTGGAGTGATGGCACTTCAACGCAAGCTAACTGGCATGGAGAGGGACCTCGAGGCTATTCAGGTATGGAAGTGACGCATGCTGGgcagaaatagaaatataaaaacacctggacaaaataattgttttttgttctcctgTTATTTCTTAATCTAAATTagctttcatatttttttaggGTAAGTTGGATGATTTGACAAAGGAGGCAGAAAAACTCGCCAGTGAACATCCAGATCAAGCTGGAGAAATCCAGGGTCGCCTGGCTGAGATTCAGGAGGTGTGGGAGGAGTTGAATGCCACCATGAAGCGACGGGAGGAGTCACTGGGAGAAGCCAGCAAACTTCAGGGTTTCCTCAGGGACCTGGATGACTTCCAGTCCTGGCTGTCCCGCACTCAGACCGCAGTGGCCTCAGAAGACAGCCCCACTTCCCTGCCTGAGGCCGAGAGTTTGCTCGCCCAGCATGAGAGCATCAAGAATGAAGTTGACAACTACAAGGAGGATTATGAGAAGATGCGAGCGGTTGGCGAGGAAGTGACCCAAGGTCAGACGGACGCCCAGCACATGTTTTTGGCCCAGAGGCTTCAGGCGCTGGACACTGGGTGGCATGAGCTGCGACGCATGTGGGAGAACCGTCACAGTCTTCTGGCCCAGGCCTTCGATTTCCAGACTTTCCTTAGAGATGCCAAGCAAGCTGAAGCTTTTCTCAACAGCCAGGttagaacaacacaaaatatgGATGAAACTTTATTGAATTAACCACATTAGCTTTCTTTGCAACAATCTGCTGTTCCTTAATCAGTTTCAGTACTCCTGTTACAAATGACTAGCATAACAGAACTAGAATATTTAGTCTTGCTGCTTCTTTGGCTGCAAAAGAAATGCAGCACAAACTGTAAGCAGAACTCTTTTTGCTTTCCTTTGACAAAAAGCTTTTGCAGTTGATTGGAATGAGTTTGATTTATGATCTCAGAGTAAAGGAGGGCAAATACAAATGGACGTTTTCCAggtatttgttaaaaacaataaaaataacttaccctttttgttttattacatagCCATGTGCTACTTTGGGTtgatatcacataaaattccattaaaatacatgtgaaaagttaagagctatgaatacctttgcaaaGAACTATATTTTTAGCTATATGTTAACTGACTTTTTGTTGGCTTTCATATTTTGGCAAGCTATGTTTTTGTTAAGATTTCAGCCAATCAAAATGGATCCCAACATAAGGTCAGGAGGGATTTACTATCATTCCTATTAATATTACAAGCATCAAATGAAGGTTAAATCGAAAAGTGCACAGCTTAAAGATCGCTACTAGAGACGGTCAGTTTATAGGGTTATGTTCCTTCATagcttttagaaaaatgcagCCTTTTTGGGAAACTGAAATGCGAGTGCTGCTTTTGTGTCTCTGTAGGAGTACGTGTTGTCCCACACAGAGATGCCCACCAATCTTCAGGCTGCAGAGGAGGCCATTAAGAAGCACGAGGATTTTCTCACCACCACAGAGGCCAGCGAGGAGAAGATAACGGGTGTGGTGGAGGCTGGACGGCGCCTTATTAATGACTCCAATGCAAACGCAGATAAAATTCAAGAAAAAGTTGATTCAATCCAGGAAAGGTCAGAGCTGGAGCAAAAGATAAGggaaaaattcagattttttttctgatgtgttTAGAGTTGAAAATTCTGTcttatgcttgttttttttttccagacattgTAAAAATAAGGAGGCTGCAAATGAACTGCTTTCAAAGCTTAAAGATAACTGTGAACTTCAGCGCTTCCTGCAAGATGGGCAAGAGGTAATGAAGTTAAGCACTTAAACAAATTAATGTGTAAAGTCATTTAAAGAAGGAATTTGAATAAGTGACCTTGTGTTGTGATATATAGTGTctctttgtaatgtttttccATATTGCTACTCCTCCATAGCTGACTTTGTGGATCAACGAGAAGATGCTAACAGCACAGGACATGACTTATGATGAAGCTCGAAATCTTCACAGCAAATGGCAGAAACACCAGGCCTTCATGGCAGAGCTGGCCTCCAACAAAGACTGGCTGGATAAGATTGATAAGGTgtgtaaacacagaaaacacacccTCTTAAATTAACCTTAAGTTTTATTCCCCCTTCTTTGAACTTGGTAATAGTTTACCAGCTCTTATTTGTAagtaaattgtttttctaaaaggAGGGTCAAGCACTGGTGGCGGAGAAGCCTGAGCTGAAGCCGGTGGTCCAGCAGACGTTGGAGGACCTGCAGCGTCAGTGGGAGGAGCTGGAGAGCACGACCCGGACCAAGGACCAGTGCTTGTTTGAAGCCCACAGAGCAGAGATATTTACACAGAGCTGCTCCGCTCTGGATGACTGGCTGAAAAACATCGAGACCCAGCTGCACAGTGACGACTACGGAAAAGATTTGACCAGCGTCAACATCCTCCTTAAAAAGCACCAGGTAGAAATCAAAATAAGCTGCAAtgctctgaatgtttttatttttccattttaaaaaatagcagaaataagTTGGgccaaaaatatttgatctgatgcaaatgaagatgttttacctttttttttctcttttttttttttaatctttcccCTGTGTAGATGTTGGAGCATCAGATGGAGGTCAGAGAGAAAGAGGTGCAGTCCCTACAAAGTCAGGCTGTTGCTCTGTCCCAGGAGGATGCAGGGTTGGCTGAGGTAGACGGGCAGCAGAAGCGAGTCATTGACAGTTTTTCTGGCCTCCAAGACCCTCTTAACCTGAGGAGACAGCAGCTGCTGGCCTCTAAAGAAGCACATCAGTTCAACAGAGACTTGGAAGATGAAATTGTGAGCACTAGCAACTCAGTGGAGTTAATAGATgagttttgagttttatttttgtcctgctgaggttttatttctattcaatTTGCAGCTTTGGGTAAAAGAACGGATGCCTCTGGCATCTTCCACAGATCATGGAAAAGACTTGCCAACTGTGCAGCTGTTGATCAAAAAGAACCAGGTAcagtttttttatgctttagttttcagcaagaaatttaataattatgttGTGACACCCTTGGCTTAAAAATATATGATATAAAATCTAAAGGCATTCCTGATATTTTGACAGATTCTTAGATTTGACAGATCTAAGTGATTTTAAAGCAGACATCATCTAAATGGGTCCAGATACCATAAACGGCCAACCTTTTACCACAATACTCAAAAGTCCAGAATGATGTCAACTTCTGGAAATATCTAGAAATGTCTCTCTGGAAAAGAATGGAAATAGAAACTATGCAAGAAACATCCTTCCAGTAGAAATAATGTCAGAACTGGTTGTGAAACAGACGTTGCAGAAAGAGATCCAGGGCCACCAACCTCGCATCGATGACATCCACCGTCGAGGTGAGGCTCAGAGCCAGGTGGACGGCGACAGGCAGTCACTGCTGAAGGAACGCCTCGTTGAGCTCAGGGATCTCTGGGACCAGCTGATCGCAGAGACGGACAAGCGTCACGACCGTCTGATAGAGGCCAATCGCGCACAGCAGTTCTATGCTGATGCGGCTGAAGCAGAAGCCTGGATGGGGGAGCAGGAGCTGCACATGATGTCGGAGGAAAAAGCAAAGGTAAACTTGAGACAAAGATGAACAGATTGTTGTTAATCCTGTGTATTTAGGAAATATAATCATTCATGTTTGCTACCCAGGATGAGCAAAGTGCTCTGGCAATGGTCAAGAAACACCAGATCCTAGAACAGGCCCTGGAGGACTACGCCCAGACCATCCACCAGCTGGCCAACAGCAGTCGTCTCATGGTCACCAGTGAGCACCCAGAGAGGTCCGGAAGCACATCTTAGTCTTCAACCTGAAGAAGTAGTTGTCATTTAATAACTAACACATTTGATTCCTAATCTCAATTGAACAGTGAAAGAATCACCTTGCGACAAGCCCAGGTAGACAAGCTGTACGCCGGCCTCAAAGACCTGGCAGAGGAGCGCCGTGTGCGTCTTCAGGAACGGCTGCGGCTGACCCAGCTGAAGCGAGAGGTAGATGACTTGGAGCAATGGATCGCTGAGAGGGAGGTGGTCGCCGGCTCCCATGAACTGGGACAAGACTATGAACATGTCACGGTGGGTCTTTTTTCTCCAATTGAAGATGTGAAAGCTCTGGGAAATTCAGCTGAATTAATTATGTTGCCccgatttctgttttttcttttttttcccacagatgCTGAGGGACAAGTTTCGTGAGTTTGCTCGTGACACCAGCACCATTGGCCAGGAGCGTGTAGACGGCGTGAACGCATTAGCAGATGACCTCATCGAGTCCGGTCACCCTGAGAACGCCAGCGTGGCAGAATGGAAGGACGGTCTAAATGAGGCCTGGGCTGACCTGCTAGAGCTTATTGACACACGCACGCAAATGTTAGCCGCCTCCTATGAGCTGCACAGGTTCCATCAAGATGCTATGGAGGTGCTTGGACGTATCAAGGAGAAGAAGGAGGTGGTGCCTTCAGACCTTGGCCGGGATCTAAACACGGTCCAGCATCTCCACAGACAGCACAACACTTTTGAAAATGACATCCAGGCCCTCAGCGGACAAGTGAGTGAAAAGATTTCTTGTTAGATTTCGAAAGCGGCTTCAGATCAAAACACAGAAGgccttctcttcctcttttaaCTCCAAGGTGAACCAAGTGCAGGATGATGCAGCACGTCTGCAGAAGGCCTATGCTGGTGAAAAAGCAGATGACATTCAAAAGAGTGAAACGGCCGTGACGACTGCCTGGCAAGGGCTGCTGGAGGCCGGCAAAGCCCGCAGGCTCCTCCTGCTGGACACAGTGGAGAAGTTCCGCTTCTTGAACATGGTGCGAGACCTCATGCTCTGGATGGACGGCATCAACGTGCAGATCGACGCGCATGAAAGTCCGAGGTAAACGGAGTATTTACCACTAACTGGAATGGCTTATATAAAAACCAGAAGTGGGTAGAGTAGCCAAAAATTAttctcaagtaagagtagcaccactttaacatatttttactctagtaaaagtgaaaagtagCTTCTAAGAAATTTCTCAAGTAAGGGTAAacaagtatttggtaaaaagccTACTCAGGTACTGAGTTACTGATCGAAACAGTCGTTTAATACTTACAAATTATATAATCAAAAAGACCAAAATACAAAGtgataaatgaatacatttatttttaaagctatttACAATAACCACCAAGTtatccaaagtgctttacattgtgcaaaataagataaaacGTATAAAACACGAGGAGTGAAAGAGATAAAACACAAGAGATGGTAGAATAAAGTAAAcagacaattaaaataaatatcacacTATTGAGTAGTAAGTCATGTTGAAGATGTATGTCTTAAGTCTTCACTTCAAAAGAcccaggtcagaggtcagtcaTATTTCAGCCGCAacttatgtggaaattttggcattttaaagaccgaaaggaaaataattcataacatggttgcaaaataacaaaattaggcgaaaggaaaaaaaaattccagaacaatttctttcagtaaaaaacttttgaaaaactatgagtctgtgtctggtgaatttttggttaaaacaagcttgttcttTATTTTAGGAAATTACTAATAGTGTATAAAgtatccagacattttactcaactaAAGAGTAGCGATatatcataataaaattactcaagtaaaagtaaaaagttcagcattgtaaaaaatactcctaaaagtatttttattacatcaatAAATCTAAGTCGGCGCTACCCAACTCTGATAATAACACCAACTCTCTTGTTTGCTTCATTTAAGGGATGTATCATCTGCTGAGTTAGTCATCGTCAATCATAAGGGCATCAAATCGGAGATTGAGACCAGAGCAGACAGTTTCACTGCCTGCACCAAGATGGGAAATGACCTCATCAACAAGAACCATTATGCATCTGACGAGGTATTTGGCTACGATTCAAGGAAAACTATTTCAGAGGGAACACAATAACCAGATTTTAGTGTCTTCATACCATACAGCTCAGTACCCTGTTTACTGAATGCTCCTTTTGTCTACAGATCCGAGAGAAAATGGCTCAGCTCCAGGAAAAAAGAGATGAGATCAACAGCAAGTGGCAGGAGAAGATGGACCATTTACAAATTGGTAGGCATAGGAATTTCATTTCAATGGAAATTTAGAATACTACATTATTAAATAGTCTAgatacaaattaaaattcaaagagTATCTTGTCCCGAAACAAAAGGTTATTATATTGGTATATTAATTACATCATCTACTGTAACTGTGATGTGGCAACAGAAAAGCATGTAGGTACAGGTTTAAAAAGGAAGATATGCAAATGGGAAGGTTTAGGCTGGAGGGCTATTAGAAAGAAAGAACACAGAGCATCATTTCATATTCATTGGGGAAAAATGGTTGTACGGTGTAGTCATAGATTTATAAGGAAGtcatataatttattattaaatgacATAATGCTGCAATGGTAGCTATTTTATTAAGATACCTTTTGGAAAAGTAGGCCTACTTGCATGCATTCGACTAATACCGCTAAGAGATCAGtccatttttaatttacttcatttttgtttctttccaacACCACTATTTCCATCTTAAATGAGTTACCACAGTCCTACTATTTTGAATGTCTTCTTACCAAGATTGTGAAGCAAGCTCTAATAACTTATATTATGACTCTTAGGacatttcatgatttatttgtatttgttattcTTGCACTTAACTTGGTGTTTGCATTTGGTTTAGTGCTGGAGGTGCTGCAGTTTGGACGAGACGCCAACGTGGCAGAGTCATGGCTGGCAGGGCAAGAACCTCTTGTCCGAGCGGCGGAGCTTGGTGCTAACGTTGATGAGGTTGAGAGCCTCATTAAGCGCCACGAAGCCTTCGAGAAACTCGCTGCAGCTTGGGAAGAACGCTTTGTGCAGCTCGAAAAACTTACCACAGTAAGTACAATGATCGCTTTCCCTCTGAAGTCAGGGTGCCAACTCAGTCTGGTCtttctgaaagattttcttattaaaatgtttagcaaTTCTGGGAAGTGGTCTGACAGATTCAGGATGTTACTAACCTCCTTTAAGACAGCCAATTAAAGTTTGAGTCGTCTTTTTCTCCAGCTGGAGGAGCATGAAATGCAGAGGAGgcgagaagaagaagagagagcaCGGCGACCTCCTACTCCTCCGCCTGTAGAAGAGGTGGTGCCGTCTGAGCCACATAGTCAGCCACATGATTCAGCAGCAAGGTAGGAGATGTTTGAAAGAGCAGACAGCAAAATCAAACCTGTTTTTCCGTTCACACGACATTCATCTGTcttttaaacacagaacaagTCTGGACCAGACGACACTTAATCAATCGGTGTCAGTAAATGGAGTGCACAGCGATAATGACACGTCTCAGGTGAGACAAGTTTGCCTTGTCCAACGTTGTCGTGTTTTTTCCCATGCTGTTGGCCTCATttcatgttgtatttatttatgattcGAGTGGGttattgaaatgtgttttcaatttttaataagtcatttaaaattaCTATTAATATGCAAAATTTGACCAAGCAGAGtcaaaataatccaattttaTTCCAACTCCATTGATTCAAAATCATTTCATATGAAACGTATTTCTCATTGTTTGTCTTTGGTTGTCATACCGCCGTGAACGGTGTCTCATCTTTATATGGCATATAACAAAGTGTTGAATCTTAATTTAACATAGAAAAATTGGCAAAAGTTAGATTAGAATCTTAAGTTTCAATGTATTGTACTGGGATTTTAGACCcacaatgaaacatggtggcggCGGTAACATGCTGTCAGAAATCTTTTCCCaccttaaaaacataaacacaccaGAGCTATAATAGACTGGTTTATATCAAACCTATTACAAATCCTGACCCATTTCCATGTGAGAATATGTGGCAAGCCTGAAATCAGTGTTCAGAATCTCTCCATCCAAACTGAGACTAAGCTGTTTTTCAAAGAATGCAGCAAAATTCAAGTATAGATATGGGAAGCTAGAGGAGTAACCTAAATGGTTTGCAACTGTAATTGCAGGAAAATGTGATTCTGCAAAGTTTGGAAAAGGCTGAGGACAATTGCttgccacacctttcagatttttacctAAAATCCGTTTTGTATTTTGCTTCCACTTTACAGTTATTCACCACTCGCTCAGTCTATTACTAAAGATCCCAGGAAATTACATTGCACTATATGGTTGTAATGctccaaaatgtgaaaaagcttttttttcactgcattttGAATAATGCAGTTATCTAAAGAAAATAGCTAGAATTAATATATTGTATTTACTGGAGCAACATGGccagaaaaaatggaaaaaaaaacaattacaattttATCTTTTACGGAGAAGGAGAGGGGCCTGGGAAGAAAACCGTGCAGTCTTATATACATGtagttcaatttttttttcattgtctgATCAAAAGCATCACAGAGTGACCTggatatgttttcattttgatcatgGCTGTTGACTCTGGTGTGTTGGCatttttgttaaactaaaaAGTTCAAGCCCCGAACTAACATTCAAGTGTCTGCCAGCGACGGACTCCTTAACAATTTCTCATTGCATTCTTACCAGCAGTCTTTATCGCTGCCGTTGTCAGTGGGAAAGAAATCAGAGCCTAAACGTGTGTGTAAGCCCAAACAGCAGGAGCGTGTGAGTAATGAGCCATGGTCAGCTTTGTTGTTGCTCTCCCTCCCAAACGCCCCCTTACCTTCTTGACaacctccactcagctcctggTCAGCGGCAGTACTTCTTTTAAGAAACCATTGCTTCTTTACATCCactgctttatttattaatgaacCACACAGCTTCATTAATGAGTCCcattgctgcaaaaaaaaaaaaaaggcatgatGCACATTCATGGACAGGGTGTTTTCATGGATCTGATGTTGCGGTTTGCGGCTGCTGTGTATGTGCTTGTATTGACCAGGACGGGAGTCTCTAAATGTGGGGCAGAGTAAATGTGGTGGTTATTACAGCTGTTCAGTGGTATTTTTCTATGTGGCTTGTGGTAGTGTCTGTATGTTTACTTCTGAGTGTGTATCTTGCTTAAAGGAGTTAAAGCTTTGAATAGTGAATAGTTTTAATGATGGAAAAGAGATGAATAAGAGCCTTCTTAGTTTCAATACTGTTGaagttgcatatttttaaattaagtcatattttctgtttttgtgtgtttcatttggtaaaaaaaagtagcaaacTTCAAAGATTAGTTTGCTTAgcagagatttatttttgtttagttgaaAACAAGAATTTTCCTACTTATTTTCAGAACTCTAATAAAACAAGTtataacaaaattttaaaatattctgctgttaaCTATCGATATATCAAACGAGAGGCACTGATAAGAGAGCAGTCATTGGAAAACAAGTTTTCAACATAATTTTAAGACAAATGGAAGTTAATTAAATTgctgaagttttattttggcTTCAGTGGCTGTTATTACTAAAACAGCAGTCTCTGTGTAGGTAGGATATAGATACTCGAAAGGATAAAACAAAGCATCTCCATTCAGCCTTCCTGATATCTTACACTTCCTCACTTTCTCACAGTCTGAATGGGCTGCAGACACGACTTACCGTCTCTTTAAAAACGTGTTTCCTTCTAAGTAGCTTCCTAGATCTCTCTGTTGCCTTCGAGTCGTCTTTATGCAGTAACACACAGTGTTGCGAGGTCTTCCaggaaattaataatttttttttttattattattattcatttattttttatttttttaaaccagcagGCCTGATGAATCTGAAATTGGCAGATTTCTcagttttctaaattttttttctttgttttttaaagattgtaaGGAAAAGTGGAATTAAACTTACTGAGGTTTTACTTAGTAGGTTATAATTTGaattatcatttttttcccccaaaaacgTATTTAGGATGTTTAGCTTATGCTGGTCAGTGCTTCTTGTATGTTTCCTTTGTGAGTAGCTAAGTTGTACAGTTTGTCTCACAGTTATAATGTAGTGTTACCTCTTGTGTAATGTGTGATTCCATGAATCCAGTGGACCCCGTGTTCAGTACCTCAGTTTATCATGCAGTGTGTTAAAGCAAGCATCATTATGGCTTTTTGTGTTTGGCTGTGAACGGCTGCTTTGCTGCTCCCTTGGTCTTTTTCTGGTATTTCCAGCATTACCACTTTGGTCTGGTTTTAACCACAGGGCTCAGAGTCCGATTCGGTTAATGGACCCGGTAGAGACAGCGGCCTGGCGTCCTCTCGCCTCGAGCCGTCTGCCACGTTACCGAGCAGAGGCGGTGCCGACTCCGAGCCAGAAGCCATGGAGGGCATCCTCTGCcgaaaacaggaaatggagtCCCACAACAAAAAGGCAGCTACCAGGTAGGAATTTGGTGATAAGAGAGTGGTGACTTGTTTACATACtggggaaaaaattaattagCTGAAGGGCACTTATTATTTCATTTGATGGGACTTGGACCACACACATTCTAATGGTTGTGGATCTTTTTTAAAGTTCTTACACTTTTTCAAAGACAATTTTTGTGATATGCtattacaaataataaagtaaatgcAAAGTAATGAAAGGTGtactcttattattattattttttacaaaatgacagAACAGAGAACAAATTAACTACTTCTGCAAACTCTCTATTTAACAAAGTAAGCCAAATAATGGTATAAAGCATAATATCAACACTTACAATGTAATAATTACTCtaatataaattaactttttttctcctcattttaaatataattattttcagaGTTTGGGAAGCCATCTGGTTATTATCAATATCAAAAAGTACTGAATCacataaagtattaaaatattggtaaaattattgtgaaattaatctgTGTAATGAAAAACGTTTCTATAATCTGTGTAAAATTAGTTCTAGTTTTtactaataaatataaaaaaggtttatCAGTTCATCAGCTTTTGACTAACTTTTAGAGT from Xiphophorus maculatus strain JP 163 A chromosome 11, X_maculatus-5.0-male, whole genome shotgun sequence carries:
- the LOC102229236 gene encoding spectrin beta chain, non-erythrocytic 1-like isoform X5, which produces MEWDHRDREPCLSPAAFVNQVQYSNILEGRFKQLQDEREAVQKKTFTKWVNSHLGRVTCRIGDLYTDLRDGRMLIRLLEVLSGEQLPKPTKGRMRIHCLENVDKALQFLKEQKVHLENMGSHDIVDGNHRLTLGLIWTIILRFQIQDISVETEDNKEKKSAKDALLLWCQMKTAGYPNVNIHNFTTSWRDGLAFNAIVHKHRPDLIEFDNLKRSNAHYNLQNAFNVAEKEMGLTKLLDPEDVNVDQPDEKSIITYVATYYHYFSKMKALAVEGKRIGKVLDYAIEADQLIEKYETLASELLQWIEQTILTLNDRQLANSLSAVQNQLQAFNSYRTVEKPPKFTEKGNLEVLLFTIQSKMRANNQKVYIPKEGKLISDINKAWERLEKAEHERELALRNELIRQEKLEMLAARFDRKAAMRETWLSENQRLVSQDNFGTDLGAVEAATRKHEAIETDIGAYWERVAAVEAVAKELEAEKYHDVRRILARRDNVLRLWEYLKELLAARRERLNSHRDLQRLFQEMRYIMDWMADEKGRLQSQDSGKHLHDVLDLLQKHNLVEADISAQAERIKAVQGAAKRFTSYDQAYKPCEPGLVSEKVDLLGQAYEELGQLAATRRERLEDSRRLWQFMWDLGEEAAWIREQEQILASGDNGRDLSSALHLLSKHEAFRDEMAARYGPLSNSIAAGEALVEEGHFGALEITERIQDIRGQWAHLEETTKLREQSLKESVALHQFQTDANDMEAWIMETLRQVSSQEVGHDEFSTQTLARKQREIEEEIQSHRPLIDSLHEQAQALPEAYIHFPEVEGRLPAIEQRYEELESLSAARRQALEGALALYRMFSEADACQLWVEEKEQWLDGMEIPTKLEDLEVVQQRFDTLEPEMNNLGTRVTDVNQVAEQLLSSDNCSKDQIHQTRDQLNNRWKEFEKLAGQKKQALESALNIQNYHLECNESQTWMKEKTKVIESTQSLGNDLAGVMALQRKLTGMERDLEAIQGKLDDLTKEAEKLASEHPDQAGEIQGRLAEIQEVWEELNATMKRREESLGEASKLQGFLRDLDDFQSWLSRTQTAVASEDSPTSLPEAESLLAQHESIKNEVDNYKEDYEKMRAVGEEVTQGQTDAQHMFLAQRLQALDTGWHELRRMWENRHSLLAQAFDFQTFLRDAKQAEAFLNSQEYVLSHTEMPTNLQAAEEAIKKHEDFLTTTEASEEKITGVVEAGRRLINDSNANADKIQEKVDSIQERHCKNKEAANELLSKLKDNCELQRFLQDGQELTLWINEKMLTAQDMTYDEARNLHSKWQKHQAFMAELASNKDWLDKIDKEGQALVAEKPELKPVVQQTLEDLQRQWEELESTTRTKDQCLFEAHRAEIFTQSCSALDDWLKNIETQLHSDDYGKDLTSVNILLKKHQMLEHQMEVREKEVQSLQSQAVALSQEDAGLAEVDGQQKRVIDSFSGLQDPLNLRRQQLLASKEAHQFNRDLEDEILWVKERMPLASSTDHGKDLPTVQLLIKKNQTLQKEIQGHQPRIDDIHRRGEAQSQVDGDRQSLLKERLVELRDLWDQLIAETDKRHDRLIEANRAQQFYADAAEAEAWMGEQELHMMSEEKAKDEQSALAMVKKHQILEQALEDYAQTIHQLANSSRLMVTSEHPESERITLRQAQVDKLYAGLKDLAEERRVRLQERLRLTQLKREVDDLEQWIAEREVVAGSHELGQDYEHVTMLRDKFREFARDTSTIGQERVDGVNALADDLIESGHPENASVAEWKDGLNEAWADLLELIDTRTQMLAASYELHRFHQDAMEVLGRIKEKKEVVPSDLGRDLNTVQHLHRQHNTFENDIQALSGQVNQVQDDAARLQKAYAGEKADDIQKSETAVTTAWQGLLEAGKARRLLLLDTVEKFRFLNMVRDLMLWMDGINVQIDAHESPRDVSSAELVIVNHKGIKSEIETRADSFTACTKMGNDLINKNHYASDEIREKMAQLQEKRDEINSKWQEKMDHLQIVLEVLQFGRDANVAESWLAGQEPLVRAAELGANVDEVESLIKRHEAFEKLAAAWEERFVQLEKLTTLEEHEMQRRREEEERARRPPTPPPVEEVVPSEPHSQPHDSAARTSLDQTTLNQSVSVNGVHSDNDTSQGSESDSVNGPGRDSGLASSRLEPSATLPSRGGADSEPEAMEGILCRKQEMESHNKKAATRSWQSMYCVLRKGSLGFYKDSKSASNGIPYHGEVPIVLDGSVCEVAHDYKKRKHVFKLRLADGKEFLFQAKDEVEMSSWIQSIAGSIPSASGDSPGAPRLSRAMTMPPISPSSGEGVTMRNKEGKEKDREKRFSFFGKKK